One stretch of Oncorhynchus tshawytscha isolate Ot180627B linkage group LG21, Otsh_v2.0, whole genome shotgun sequence DNA includes these proteins:
- the LOC112221018 gene encoding T-cell leukemia homeobox protein 3 isoform X3, whose product MENTGIEEVNQTHQQHEPISFGIDQILNSTDPSSSCMLPNRTSDTDYTNVYTNGYNSVYNPACSMAAGLAGSYNVNMNMNVSMNMNVNVNGGNAGGVIRVPAHRPMPPNPPPPSHPPCLAACIPSVTSMPSMGNAANFTFPWMESSRRFAKDRLTAEQAEDRQAGDPSGRPGAPPALPGLCPLPKGDIGRVPTWSSMETLAKHYYPELAHLRDTGPLADYPFRKGTCPAALSPFSVTRRIGHPYQNRTPPKRKKPRTSFSRVQICELEKRFHRQKYLASAERATLAKALKMTDAQVKTWFQNRRTKWRRQTAEEREAERQQANRLMLQLQQEAFQKTLSQPLQQDPLCLHNSSLYALQNLQPWAEDNKLSV is encoded by the exons ATGGAGAACACTGGGATTGAAGAGGTTAACCAGACACACCAGCAACACGAGCCCATCAGTTTTGGAATAGACCAGATACTGAACAGCACTGACCCGTCCAGCAGCTGCATGCTGCCCAACCGAACCAGCGACACGGATTACACGAACGTTTACACCAATGGCTATAACAGCGTCTATAACCCGGCCTGCTCCATGGCGGCTGGGCTCGCTGGTTCCTATAACGTGAATATGAACATGAATGTGAGCATGAACATGAACGTTAACGTAAACGGAGGGAACGCCGGTGGTGTTATCAGGGTACCAGCTCACAGACCCATGCCACCGAATCCGCCACCTCCAAGCCATCCGCCTTGCCTCGCGGCTTGCATCCCCTCAGTGACTTCAATGCCAAGTATGGGAAATGCGGCCAACTTCACCTTCCCGTGGATGGAGAGCAGTAGAAGATTCGCAAaagacagactcactg CGGAGCAGGCAGAGGACAGACAAGCAGGAGACCCCAGTGGGAGGCCAGGAGCCCCCCCGGCCCTGCCAGGCCTCTGCCCTCTCCCCAAGGGGGACATTGGCAGGGTCCCTACCTGGAGCTCTATGGAGACATTAGCCAAACACTATTACCCTGAACTCGCTCACCTGCGAGACACTGGCCCACTTGCAGACTATCCCTTTCGAAAGGGTACTTGTCCAG cagcccTTTCGCCCTTCTCCGTGACCCGGCGCATCGGCCACCCCTATCAGAACCGGACACCACCCAAGAGAAAAAAGCCCCGTACCTCGTTCAGCCGAGTGCAGATCTGCGAGCTGGAGAAACGCTTTCACCGGCAGAAATACCTGGCATCAGCGGAGCGCGCCACCCTGGCCAAGGCCCTGAAGATGACGGACGCACAGGTCAAAACCTGGTTCCAGAACAGGAGGACAAAATGGAG GAGACAGACAGCCGAGGAGCGCGAGGCAGAGAGACAGCAGGCCAACCGTCTGATGCTGCAGCTCCAACAGGAGGCCTTTCAGAAGACCCTGAGCCAGCCCCTGCAGCAGGACCCCCTCTGTCTGCACAACTCCTCCTTGTACGCCTTACAGAACCTACAGCCCTGGGCGGAGGACAACAAG ctgtctgtctaa
- the LOC112221018 gene encoding T-cell leukemia homeobox protein 3 isoform X4, giving the protein MENTGIEEVNQTHQQHEPISFGIDQILNSTDPSSSCMLPNRTSDTDYTNVYTNGYNSVYNPACSMAAGLAGSYNVNMNMNVSMNMNVNVNGGNAGGVIRVPAHRPMPPNPPPPSHPPCLAACIPSVTSMPSMGNAANFTFPWMESSRRFAKDRLTAALSPFSVTRRIGHPYQNRTPPKRKKPRTSFSRVQICELEKRFHRQKYLASAERATLAKALKMTDAQVKTWFQNRRTKWRRQTAEEREAERQQANRLMLQLQQEAFQKTLSQPLQQDPLCLHNSSLYALQNLQPWAEDNKIICGLLGMDRYTFSSTEMDYDQ; this is encoded by the exons ATGGAGAACACTGGGATTGAAGAGGTTAACCAGACACACCAGCAACACGAGCCCATCAGTTTTGGAATAGACCAGATACTGAACAGCACTGACCCGTCCAGCAGCTGCATGCTGCCCAACCGAACCAGCGACACGGATTACACGAACGTTTACACCAATGGCTATAACAGCGTCTATAACCCGGCCTGCTCCATGGCGGCTGGGCTCGCTGGTTCCTATAACGTGAATATGAACATGAATGTGAGCATGAACATGAACGTTAACGTAAACGGAGGGAACGCCGGTGGTGTTATCAGGGTACCAGCTCACAGACCCATGCCACCGAATCCGCCACCTCCAAGCCATCCGCCTTGCCTCGCGGCTTGCATCCCCTCAGTGACTTCAATGCCAAGTATGGGAAATGCGGCCAACTTCACCTTCCCGTGGATGGAGAGCAGTAGAAGATTCGCAAaagacagactcactg cagcccTTTCGCCCTTCTCCGTGACCCGGCGCATCGGCCACCCCTATCAGAACCGGACACCACCCAAGAGAAAAAAGCCCCGTACCTCGTTCAGCCGAGTGCAGATCTGCGAGCTGGAGAAACGCTTTCACCGGCAGAAATACCTGGCATCAGCGGAGCGCGCCACCCTGGCCAAGGCCCTGAAGATGACGGACGCACAGGTCAAAACCTGGTTCCAGAACAGGAGGACAAAATGGAG GAGACAGACAGCCGAGGAGCGCGAGGCAGAGAGACAGCAGGCCAACCGTCTGATGCTGCAGCTCCAACAGGAGGCCTTTCAGAAGACCCTGAGCCAGCCCCTGCAGCAGGACCCCCTCTGTCTGCACAACTCCTCCTTGTACGCCTTACAGAACCTACAGCCCTGGGCGGAGGACAACAAG ATCATATGTGGACTTCTTGGCATGGACAGATATACGTTTAGTTCCACTGAAATGGACTATGATCAATGA
- the LOC112221018 gene encoding T-cell leukemia homeobox protein 1 isoform X2, with translation MENTGIEEVNQTHQQHEPISFGIDQILNSTDPSSSCMLPNRTSDTDYTNVYTNGYNSVYNPACSMAAGLAGSYNVNMNMNVSMNMNVNVNGGNAGGVIRVPAHRPMPPNPPPPSHPPCLAACIPSVTSMPSMGNAANFTFPWMESSRRFAKDRLTAEQAEDRQAGDPSGRPGAPPALPGLCPLPKGDIGRVPTWSSMETLAKHYYPELAHLRDTGPLADYPFRKGTCPALSPFSVTRRIGHPYQNRTPPKRKKPRTSFSRVQICELEKRFHRQKYLASAERATLAKALKMTDAQVKTWFQNRRTKWRRQTAEEREAERQQANRLMLQLQQEAFQKTLSQPLQQDPLCLHNSSLYALQNLQPWAEDNKIICGLLGMDRYTFSSTEMDYDQ, from the exons ATGGAGAACACTGGGATTGAAGAGGTTAACCAGACACACCAGCAACACGAGCCCATCAGTTTTGGAATAGACCAGATACTGAACAGCACTGACCCGTCCAGCAGCTGCATGCTGCCCAACCGAACCAGCGACACGGATTACACGAACGTTTACACCAATGGCTATAACAGCGTCTATAACCCGGCCTGCTCCATGGCGGCTGGGCTCGCTGGTTCCTATAACGTGAATATGAACATGAATGTGAGCATGAACATGAACGTTAACGTAAACGGAGGGAACGCCGGTGGTGTTATCAGGGTACCAGCTCACAGACCCATGCCACCGAATCCGCCACCTCCAAGCCATCCGCCTTGCCTCGCGGCTTGCATCCCCTCAGTGACTTCAATGCCAAGTATGGGAAATGCGGCCAACTTCACCTTCCCGTGGATGGAGAGCAGTAGAAGATTCGCAAaagacagactcactg CGGAGCAGGCAGAGGACAGACAAGCAGGAGACCCCAGTGGGAGGCCAGGAGCCCCCCCGGCCCTGCCAGGCCTCTGCCCTCTCCCCAAGGGGGACATTGGCAGGGTCCCTACCTGGAGCTCTATGGAGACATTAGCCAAACACTATTACCCTGAACTCGCTCACCTGCGAGACACTGGCCCACTTGCAGACTATCCCTTTCGAAAGGGTACTTGTCCAG cccTTTCGCCCTTCTCCGTGACCCGGCGCATCGGCCACCCCTATCAGAACCGGACACCACCCAAGAGAAAAAAGCCCCGTACCTCGTTCAGCCGAGTGCAGATCTGCGAGCTGGAGAAACGCTTTCACCGGCAGAAATACCTGGCATCAGCGGAGCGCGCCACCCTGGCCAAGGCCCTGAAGATGACGGACGCACAGGTCAAAACCTGGTTCCAGAACAGGAGGACAAAATGGAG GAGACAGACAGCCGAGGAGCGCGAGGCAGAGAGACAGCAGGCCAACCGTCTGATGCTGCAGCTCCAACAGGAGGCCTTTCAGAAGACCCTGAGCCAGCCCCTGCAGCAGGACCCCCTCTGTCTGCACAACTCCTCCTTGTACGCCTTACAGAACCTACAGCCCTGGGCGGAGGACAACAAG ATCATATGTGGACTTCTTGGCATGGACAGATATACGTTTAGTTCCACTGAAATGGACTATGATCAATGA
- the LOC112221018 gene encoding T-cell leukemia homeobox protein 3 isoform X5, protein MENTGIEEVNQTHQQHEPISFGIDQILNSTDPSSSCMLPNRTSDTDYTNVYTNGYNSVYNPACSMAAGLAGSYNVNMNMNVSMNMNVNVNGGNAGGVIRVPAHRPMPPNPPPPSHPPCLAACIPSVTSMPSMGNAANFTFPWMESSRRFAKDRLTALSPFSVTRRIGHPYQNRTPPKRKKPRTSFSRVQICELEKRFHRQKYLASAERATLAKALKMTDAQVKTWFQNRRTKWRRQTAEEREAERQQANRLMLQLQQEAFQKTLSQPLQQDPLCLHNSSLYALQNLQPWAEDNKIICGLLGMDRYTFSSTEMDYDQ, encoded by the exons ATGGAGAACACTGGGATTGAAGAGGTTAACCAGACACACCAGCAACACGAGCCCATCAGTTTTGGAATAGACCAGATACTGAACAGCACTGACCCGTCCAGCAGCTGCATGCTGCCCAACCGAACCAGCGACACGGATTACACGAACGTTTACACCAATGGCTATAACAGCGTCTATAACCCGGCCTGCTCCATGGCGGCTGGGCTCGCTGGTTCCTATAACGTGAATATGAACATGAATGTGAGCATGAACATGAACGTTAACGTAAACGGAGGGAACGCCGGTGGTGTTATCAGGGTACCAGCTCACAGACCCATGCCACCGAATCCGCCACCTCCAAGCCATCCGCCTTGCCTCGCGGCTTGCATCCCCTCAGTGACTTCAATGCCAAGTATGGGAAATGCGGCCAACTTCACCTTCCCGTGGATGGAGAGCAGTAGAAGATTCGCAAaagacagactcactg cccTTTCGCCCTTCTCCGTGACCCGGCGCATCGGCCACCCCTATCAGAACCGGACACCACCCAAGAGAAAAAAGCCCCGTACCTCGTTCAGCCGAGTGCAGATCTGCGAGCTGGAGAAACGCTTTCACCGGCAGAAATACCTGGCATCAGCGGAGCGCGCCACCCTGGCCAAGGCCCTGAAGATGACGGACGCACAGGTCAAAACCTGGTTCCAGAACAGGAGGACAAAATGGAG GAGACAGACAGCCGAGGAGCGCGAGGCAGAGAGACAGCAGGCCAACCGTCTGATGCTGCAGCTCCAACAGGAGGCCTTTCAGAAGACCCTGAGCCAGCCCCTGCAGCAGGACCCCCTCTGTCTGCACAACTCCTCCTTGTACGCCTTACAGAACCTACAGCCCTGGGCGGAGGACAACAAG ATCATATGTGGACTTCTTGGCATGGACAGATATACGTTTAGTTCCACTGAAATGGACTATGATCAATGA
- the LOC112221018 gene encoding T-cell leukemia homeobox protein 3 isoform X1, whose amino-acid sequence MENTGIEEVNQTHQQHEPISFGIDQILNSTDPSSSCMLPNRTSDTDYTNVYTNGYNSVYNPACSMAAGLAGSYNVNMNMNVSMNMNVNVNGGNAGGVIRVPAHRPMPPNPPPPSHPPCLAACIPSVTSMPSMGNAANFTFPWMESSRRFAKDRLTAEQAEDRQAGDPSGRPGAPPALPGLCPLPKGDIGRVPTWSSMETLAKHYYPELAHLRDTGPLADYPFRKGTCPAALSPFSVTRRIGHPYQNRTPPKRKKPRTSFSRVQICELEKRFHRQKYLASAERATLAKALKMTDAQVKTWFQNRRTKWRRQTAEEREAERQQANRLMLQLQQEAFQKTLSQPLQQDPLCLHNSSLYALQNLQPWAEDNKIICGLLGMDRYTFSSTEMDYDQ is encoded by the exons ATGGAGAACACTGGGATTGAAGAGGTTAACCAGACACACCAGCAACACGAGCCCATCAGTTTTGGAATAGACCAGATACTGAACAGCACTGACCCGTCCAGCAGCTGCATGCTGCCCAACCGAACCAGCGACACGGATTACACGAACGTTTACACCAATGGCTATAACAGCGTCTATAACCCGGCCTGCTCCATGGCGGCTGGGCTCGCTGGTTCCTATAACGTGAATATGAACATGAATGTGAGCATGAACATGAACGTTAACGTAAACGGAGGGAACGCCGGTGGTGTTATCAGGGTACCAGCTCACAGACCCATGCCACCGAATCCGCCACCTCCAAGCCATCCGCCTTGCCTCGCGGCTTGCATCCCCTCAGTGACTTCAATGCCAAGTATGGGAAATGCGGCCAACTTCACCTTCCCGTGGATGGAGAGCAGTAGAAGATTCGCAAaagacagactcactg CGGAGCAGGCAGAGGACAGACAAGCAGGAGACCCCAGTGGGAGGCCAGGAGCCCCCCCGGCCCTGCCAGGCCTCTGCCCTCTCCCCAAGGGGGACATTGGCAGGGTCCCTACCTGGAGCTCTATGGAGACATTAGCCAAACACTATTACCCTGAACTCGCTCACCTGCGAGACACTGGCCCACTTGCAGACTATCCCTTTCGAAAGGGTACTTGTCCAG cagcccTTTCGCCCTTCTCCGTGACCCGGCGCATCGGCCACCCCTATCAGAACCGGACACCACCCAAGAGAAAAAAGCCCCGTACCTCGTTCAGCCGAGTGCAGATCTGCGAGCTGGAGAAACGCTTTCACCGGCAGAAATACCTGGCATCAGCGGAGCGCGCCACCCTGGCCAAGGCCCTGAAGATGACGGACGCACAGGTCAAAACCTGGTTCCAGAACAGGAGGACAAAATGGAG GAGACAGACAGCCGAGGAGCGCGAGGCAGAGAGACAGCAGGCCAACCGTCTGATGCTGCAGCTCCAACAGGAGGCCTTTCAGAAGACCCTGAGCCAGCCCCTGCAGCAGGACCCCCTCTGTCTGCACAACTCCTCCTTGTACGCCTTACAGAACCTACAGCCCTGGGCGGAGGACAACAAG ATCATATGTGGACTTCTTGGCATGGACAGATATACGTTTAGTTCCACTGAAATGGACTATGATCAATGA